The proteins below come from a single Stomoxys calcitrans chromosome 1, idStoCalc2.1, whole genome shotgun sequence genomic window:
- the LOC131997233 gene encoding uncharacterized protein LOC131997233, which translates to MDCSSTTLKVICIFILATTSIDGARYFSVELLKANFTVTNKAIVQSLHSHVYNRKVLYNDFIFNEDVPVFDVTVGVDMMKKDNHPSPIWNQTFSGCELLENSQKINLLVILRREIFRVSNLPKACPLLKNKWYTIKNYTIRDDDFPIVTPIMEWRLKGDFSIRQKSFIHVIAVGRIRKL; encoded by the exons ATGGACTGTAGCTCTACTACACTTAAAGTCAtctgtatttttattttggcaACAACATCAATAGATGGCGCG CGCTATTTCTCTGTCGAATTATTGAAGGCAAATTTTACAGTTACAAATAAGGCGATTGTTCAATCGTTGCACTCTCATGTCTACAATCGAAAAGTCTTGTAtaacgattttattttcaatgaagATGTGCCAGTTTTCGATGTGACCGTTGGTGTTGATATGATGAAAAAGGATAATCACCCATCACCCATATGGAACCAAACATTTAGCGGCTGCGAGTTACTGGAAAACAgtcaaaaaatcaatttattggttattttaaggcgaGAAATCTTCCGTGTATCCAATTTACCGAAGGCATGCCCACTCTTAAAG aatAAATGGTATACGATAAAAAATTATACCATCAGAGATGACGACTTTCCAATTGTAACACCTATTATGGAGTGGCGACTGAAGGGCGATTTCAGCATTCGCCAAAAGTCCTTTATACACGTCATCGCAGTAGGCCGGATACGCAAGTTGTGA